Part of the Antedon mediterranea chromosome 6, ecAntMedi1.1, whole genome shotgun sequence genome, tttcagtgGAAGTTCTACTGCAAGTAGTGTACCTTCTAACCAGGGAAAGGTTAATTATCCGGCCAGGTCAATAGTACGTCTCAACTTAATCTCAACATACAGTGCTGTACtaatataatactactgtacagACTTACCATATGTTTTTTTGTacgcattgtttgtcatcgatcaaAGATGTTATCCGCTTCGTAAAAAAGGCGTATGTCAGATGGTGTGAAATATTtctaaattaatcaatttataaaccaatagatgcactgactatgtttaaaaacatgttttaatcTTTATTAGATCATTCTTGATGATCCAACAAGATGGAATGTTGAATCATGACTTTTATTATTTGGTTGGTTTTATCTAACCAAcacagtaattttattttaattaggcAACAAGAGATCCATCTGAAGCTCATCATTCAGCTATGCAACAAAAACAAGCTTTACAGGTGATTATCATGtaaagctctacactatcaaactttatgttgaaatgtgatgtgcccaaatatggtagtgatatgacatcatcatgtccatatatgggcacatcacattttttccccacaaagtttgatagtgtagacagagcttaaggttaATCAGAGTACACACAAATTTAAATGCGATGGTCGAATAATCTAAATGTTGATGTTATTGTTTTAGTATAGAAgagaatttatattattattaataaattttaatttttacagcACGCCCAATCAAATTCTTTTGCATACTATGTTACCCAGGATTCATCATTCGGTAATTTAATACTTCCTGTGATACCAAGACTACCTGCTCCAGAATGAAGGCTTACTATAAGCCAAACAGACATTGAAATCATCGTTATCCACCCAATGGAACCCTCCAGTTCGTGTGATACAGGATATTGCCGAGGTCTACTGTAAACTTTGGAGATGGCTAAAGTTGGGTCTGAAGTTTCTAAGCTGTGGAGCTTGTGTATTTGGCCAATTAAAAACCATTAATTCAGTCGTTTATAGTAATGATGTTTTGAGATGGTCCCTGAACAATTACTACCAACATTTGCTGGACATTGCAGGACAATGATATATCACTGGATTTACTACCAACATTTGCTGGACATTGCAGGACAATGATATATCACTGGATTTACTACCAACATTTGCTGGACATTGCAGGACAATGATATATCACTGGATTTTAACATTCAACATTGGTTTGTATTCAGCATATACCTGTAGTGTACAGTAATTGCAATTAAATAATGTGAATACAACAATATGGTGTTATTGTTTTGTATCCAAACTCCCTTCATAGTAGCAATAGAGCCACTACACGGGAAGGATGGCAATAGGACGCACCAACCATCAAACCATTTGTAAACGcatgtaaaaaacaaaatattgaaataaacactTGTTTACCACAGTGTGAACGGAGATTTAATAGCATATCTACAAACAGAGACTAAGCATTTCCattataattgaaaacaaacCCAACGATGTgtaaattatcaaaaatagaaaatgttttcattacAGTAGCTATACAGATGAATggattattttcaattaaaacaatttaattacgAATTTACATAACATCTAAATTTTCATTACAATCACAacagatattttatttaaattaaaccaGTTTCTTTATAAGTAAAGGTATTAGAAAATGTTGTTCCAAGCTAGTTGAGTGAGAATTTTTAATTTGGAAGGAAACTTCAGAAGAAAATCTATGAAcattaaacaattataaacTCAATTTTATAGGAATATATAGAGTTTTaccaattaatttaattgtgatacaattatcacaattaaataaattgtgatAAAATACAAACTAGTTATGCTATTTACTCAACTTGCCTACAAAGCAATGTATTTTTAtgattacaataaattgtagatacACACAATGTTTTAACTATTTTTGTTCAAAAACTAACTAATGATgaacattgttttttaattgcttAATAAAAACCTATtacaaatacataatacatttttaacattgCATAGGGAATACACTACACACTTTCTAAACAAACATTTCTTTTGGTCAAAAATTAAAAACGTATACAAAGTAATacgtttttaattattattatttacaactgGATAAACATTGAATATCTAGTTGGTTTTGCATGCCACgattacactattattttatttgtgcatctgttttttttatgtgatATGTATTGTTTGGTAGAGAGCATAGAGTGGTTTTGGTCTGAGGTTTGATACATCTGATGGTGATGGTACAGAACGAAAAGTGGGAATCATAATGCAAAGTTAAATGCAGTAGAatctctattaagaggacacctttaGAAGCCAATTGTGCCTTTAAAAGAGGTTGGTCGTACAAGTTAAAACACATCACTTGTTCATGGAAAAGTGTCATCTTAATAGAggtaatactgtataacataatttgtattcaCATCCCAACAGAACATGGATGAATTGCGATTAAAAAGAGTGAGGAAGGGGGATATTTGACACAAGATTTCATACAGAAGTACTCCTATTAATTATTTAGAACCTAACAAAGTTGTTATTAATAGAGGTGTCGCCTGAGGGTTGGTTGTAGTTTCATAACACTGGCCCTCGTTTGTTGGGTGTCCAAAAAGAGGTGTTCAATTGTATATAAAAGATACACCAAAAAGAACccattaaattgaaattaatcTTATAACATTGCATCAGTGATTCGTTCTGTTTCGCTCTTTACAGTTAGATTTATTCAAAGATTTCCGTAAAAACAACTACTCTTATGGTAAAAATGATATTGAATGTATGAAGTAAAAATAGTCTATTGAATTTGCAATTCACAATAGTACtgattttatttctaaaatctGATAAGTAGGTAGGGtagtataaaaatgtatgtgtTTGGTATAGACAACATTCTACTAGCAAATTAACATAAGACACCTGGTTACCATACAGTTACTCCACTAAAATACCCTGGAAAACAAATGTTACACTGGTGAAACACAAACACCCTGTTGAGtaaactaaaacattttcagGTTTGTTATTTTCAAGAAAATTTAAGGACCCTCCGTATATTGCCACAACTGTATATGGTATTTTCATTAAATAACTGGTTGTTCTATAACACAGTAAAGTTGTTAGACGAAAATGATcaacaataaacaaataaaaacacatttttcctACAAAAAACGAAAGAAATTAGAAGTTTTCATCCTAAAATTATAGGATACTACAATAATAAAGTCATGACATCATgatcaattaaataataaacttCATATGAAATGATTATATCAttcttattgatcatgacatcatttgattggatttttaaaaatattacaatattacgACAACAGTATAAAGGTTGTTaagttctaggatgaaaactgatttatctatttatcaCGTTGATCATTATCTTCCATCCATGGTATAAACTGGTGTTTAggcattgtttatttttagcaATGCAATTCTTCCAAGAAtgaaaagctctgtctacactatcaaaatagtttgacccaaatatggtggtagtgatatgacatcatcatgtccatatatgggcacagaGATTGAACGTTAATAATCAACCATTATGATTGATGTCAGACTTGTTCTTAAAATCTAAACTGGAATGGTTATGTATACTGTTCTCATTGCCTCTGTCTGGAAGACTATTTTAAACTTACATCTACATGGAATTATCACATTCTTCTGTAATTAAGacataattaaataaactaTCCAAAACACTAGTGTTTGTGTCCAGTGTTTGGTTCcagaatacattttaattaggAAAGAATTTGAGGAAATTCTGATAGTTTCCATAGAGTGTAGtgtcataatatacaaataatgaatgtttaacgAACCGTTCAATAGTGcttactattgcacgccatgtgactcACAATCCAGTCCAATCAAATTACAGGAATTTATTTTGgtgtaatataatatagatGGATGCATAATACAGAGAAAACCATGAATTAACAGACTATACATTCAACCAGTACgctaatgttattttttttgcaaCTTGCCTTGCCACATTTTACATTAGCAACACATTTCATGTCACTTTAGATTAAAGTTGAACCTTACTTGTAACACAAAAAACCCAAAAGAAATGCTTTGTAGAACTAAATAAACTTAAGTTTAAACCTACACATATCTGTGTGTAAATCAAGCTAATTAAAAGGAATAATGTGCTCATTTTGATCAAGCACATCTCATCTATGTAGATTTTTCTAAATGATAAATGTGTTTTTCTTATAGGGTTATATTATCATACTACACAACATAGCTATACTTCTTATTCTAATCCCACAAATAACTaattttaagtacagtactcTGCCAATTAGTTAAAACACAACTGGATTTTGACTGACTGATGCTTATTATTAGGAGAATAAAGATTTGAATGTAGAAAGGGGCTTTGTTCTTCAACGAAATTAAGAATAAACGATCTAGAGGATCAACTATTTAttctaatgtatttttaaagaGATTTTGGATACTGCAACTTAAATCATTGTATTTTTATCGTggaaatttaaatatgaatatacaaatcaaaatgtaattattatttttcattcttGTGTTCGTTCAAACATTAAATCcacaaatatacagtatttaaacagTTTAACCTGTCAATAAAGATAGAGGTTTACATCAGTTGGACACAAGGAGATTAAAAATCAACCATCTACACTATTTAGATCAAGTGATatcaaatattcattttatagtattttatagGAACAGATACTTCAGATTCTGTAATCTGATcagtgaaaaataataatatactgtacatttacctAGTAAATAATTAATCTATAAATGGAAAGGTAACACAAACAAATGACAAATTCATTTCCTTTTAAGTTTAAATTTGAAACATTTCAAACATGGTATACTAATTgtgaattatatattttgacaaacttaaacaaaaataataaaacaaatttctaaaaaaaagaaaatcaacaTCAACATTTTTAGCATTAATGATCTTTAAAAACATGTTGGCTGAATACACACacacatattttaatttcataaacataaaattctaaataaacaaatacatctTTTCTGTCACATTATTATAAGCATACTAAGGTTCAACAGTAATACTCTAAAAAAATAAGtgaaatttacttttaaaacccAGAAATGAATTAAAAGGTACAAACTTAAATCTAATGACAGAACATGAGTCAATTAATTAAGGTCCTAACAAACATAGGCATATATTTAGTAGTTTTCAAAACACAAGAAATTTCAGAAGATAGTTAATGTAATGAGAAAAAGGTACTACAGGCCCATTTacacataaataaatatgtatttttcctacataaacaaataatcCTAACTATAGGATGATCATCTATGCtttctttgatgaaaataatatttttacacatccaatcaaatgacatcatgattgataagagcaataatatcgtcaTTTGAttgggtttaaaaaaatattatttttatcaaagacagcataaattattattctatagttctagagtGAAAACCTTtcctttgttttatgtaagaaaaatgcatgcttatctatttatcgtcctagtgtaaatgggccttaagggttatctatttatcgtcctagtgtaaatgggccttaagggTTAAACTAAGCAATCGATTTGTATGAGCATGGTGGAATTAGATTTAGAGATTCCACCATGGTATGAGTAACTGTGTAATCTGTTACTCTACATAATGACAAGTAGGTGGTAAGGAAATAACAGTATTCCAGTAATCCTACTGCAGGTCCCTGTAACTCACTattgaattaaaacaaaatcttggtaattttggtcatttttttacctattttctaaaaatgcataatataataatagaataaaatataactataaaatattttctCAATTTTGCAATTTAATTTTGCCGATAAAATAGATTATTTACTCGCACACACAACTGATGCGAAATTGGGAATACAAGGCAGGCAGGCTTTAATGGTAATAAACAGAGAGACTGATACTggtaataaaaaatacattagtaTGTGTATAATAATGTTCCACTTACATTTCTATGTTGCAACTCATAAACTACTATttctatataaaacatttgacATGTTAATGCACATATTtgtcatattttttaataaatgaaaaaaaatgtttaattaaaacCTCTATATAACTAATTTCCAACATATAACTCAATTTCAtataaaataagttttttttcaacatttttggTTCTAAACACTGTGACCTACTGTTAAGAATCGTACTATTGACAGAAAAcatgtaaattcattaatatctaatatgaatattcattagttatgaacaatcattataatatattaaatgaatattcaatattttctaAATAACGAATGAATATTCATTTCAACTTTAATAgggaaaataaatgtaatgtgCATAAgatctattattataatttgtacCAATGACCATGACAGAACTCTCAATATAATTTGTTATaggaaacatgaatattcattatattctaatttgaatatataatatatgaatatTCAACTTTTGCTaggtaatgaatattcattttaactttaattaggaaaataaatgtaatctaatatacaatatgaatattaattcataatgataatgttgaaaataatatgaTACTCATTATAAACTCATAAcaaatattcataataaatatttttatcatcatttataaattatagttaatcTTTTTTAAATCTCTTTTCAAATAAACGTCTATATATAACACAGAACACGGTTTAAAACCAAACATTTGCaaacaattatacattttatatgttGATGGGAAAATCGGTGaggaaacaaaataattatttaattaaactgTGTTTTTTTTTGCCTTTGTTTACAAATGCAAACCTAGAGACAAATGCTAAGTAATAATTACAAGAATTCAAAATATCATTGAATTTAGAAATTCGGATAATAGTATTGAGCATTAAAGGTCCTTCCTACTAtccatattaatattttttttatatttttggtttgtTATTGACTAAAGTCTCCCCTCAGTTGCATGCGCATCTAAACTCAACTTaagtaaaatgtttttaagCTACAGCTGACTGAGTATGGAAATATTAACTATGGTAAAAGGTATCTCAAATTATCGGATATTTTGTATaacttacaattatttaaaaattactttgaaaatactattaaaaacagGAATGGCTGCAATCACATGTTTAGGTATCAATGCCACAAATAATGAATCTATTTCTCACACATTTCTCGCATACAACAATGAACTGCATTTTCTTTTCTCTCACACACACCttcctttttttcaatttatactatatacaatataatacagaCATGCTACTAGCATACTTTATGACTATGTATTGCTACTCCCCAATCTGGCCTCTTGTTGTCCTTAGATGACCTGGACTGTTTGCTTGCTCAGACCAAGACCAACatctgcctaggcctagaactATTAATATTTACTAAAACTCTTTATTGCAGCCTATCACTGCTCGCAGAGTATGAGCGCTGTTTGCCTAGGCATAGTAACTACCAATTGCTGAGACCTGGAGCCTATTGTTGTTTGCAGTTGCCACTGAGTTTTCTTGACCGAGACAGCTTCTTCTTCGGTTCTTTTACCTGCGGGACTGCAGGTTCCTCTTCAGGTACCTTGTCCTCCACTGTAAGTGTAATGATACATATTATTGAGTAGCAAGGAAAGAATCTACActactaaatatttattaattaattaccagATATTTAGAGCCATTGACATTTGACCTGGTATTTATGCAGCTAAAATGAATCaactaaaacaaaatataatgagCTTTCCAAGTGAGAACACAAACTGAATGGCTACTTCCTGTCTTTCACAAATGTTCCAGCATGGTTTTGGGCCGGCACCAGCAAATCggacgtcaatgtttcgtttttaccaGGCTATACGTGAGCATTGACGTGTCTGAACAGTTGACCATATTTTTTAACAGTGCacacaatattattaatgtaaagtACTCGCTTACCTTGATCAACATGTGAAGTTCTATACGGACCTGCATGAGTAAACTGGACAATCTTGCTATCTTCGTAATAAATTTCTTCTTCCATACTCTCTTCGGACTCACAGGGGTTGTGGAGATTTTCCAAATAGGGGACAACCGTCATACTCCTCAGGGGGTCATTTGATTCATGCAAGGGTCCTAGACATACTTCAGCACCATCTTTTGGGTGTTTCTTCAACACCCATCTAGTTACAAAAAAAGTCTCTGTATAAGTATAGGTAGAATAGGCATAGGAATTCAATAATAACCATGTCATAGTAAAACCCTGGTAAATTTACACATACGAGCAGTAGCAATCTCATTGTCTTTTCATTGGTCTTCTAcacacaaattatataataacagGTAGTTTGCCAGAGAGCTATCTTGGCAGGGGCTACACTCTGTGACTGCCAAGGCCTGTATCCTACAGCactccatacaaaataataaacaatattatattgaaaaataatattcaatactTACGGATGTTGCTTTATCCTATCAAGAGGAAACCTGTCATCTGGATCTTTTTCTAACATTCCTATGATAAAAGGTAAAGGTTATCGTTTCAAGCTAAAATTATGGTTGAGTGCAATGGACAGAATATTTTAAGTTGAAAGATGGATTTGGACATTTATCTGTTTCATAACACACATATTATTCGAATAAACTTTATTTCTAATTCACAGTTTTGATCTTGAATAGAATGTCAAGGCTGTGGAATAGAGCCAATATAGACTGCACACTCTGGTTTTTGATTAGATTAGATTAGATTTTTGGATAAATGTTTAGAAAAATCCCAACATACACCCTATCATGAGGATGAACCTAAATAATACACAGCATGTGATACGTAATCAACTAATCAGGTGTAGGTGTGTTATAAGTATTCATTAAAAACAGTGTATTTATTAACTACTTGACCTACCATTTAATAGAGTGGTCAGTGGTTGTCCAGTGTCTGCAGGAACAGTGAAATTCCCTTTCCCAATATTTTCAAATAGTTTATAGATATTGTCACCAGCGAATGGATACTGACCAGTCGTAATATTGAAcctgtgagaaaaaaaaaagtggtcAGTTTTGGTCATCTGTTGGTGACAGAATAGGCAATACAATGCTAGctacattttgtatttaactgAACTAGAAATGGCCCTTTTATTAGAGGCATTTTCCGTTGTACGATTGCAATAACCACAAGATTTTTTCTTAAGAAATAGTGTCTTTAATATAGAATTTGATttcatttgtaaaaaatataattgaagcATTGCATGTCATTAAAAGTTTTTTATTTTGAGTATCCATTTCTTATTTTACATAGTTTTACTGTACAAAAATTTTTAACAAAAGCTcattgtaaattaaaacaaatgattttggGAATAAATGTTGAACTTGACTATATAGGTAATTCTTAACACACATTACTTTTGTTAAGATTTGTAAACATATACATTGGTATTCATTAAAGGCAgcagtaaatacaaaatgcaaaaacattttaaaacatcttTAAATTGGAACATTAGGGTTTCCTAAAATTACGGGGCTCTTAATAAACCATACTTTAAAGTCAAAAGAACCTGTTAACCATCTTAAACTGGCATATATACTTTCTTCAAATTGTCGTTAGTtgaaaataaacttaaaacttaaAACGGACACAGTGTAGTTTGTGGAAGAACATAAAAAATGTTAGGGATATGCTTACAATGTGATTCCAGATGACCAGATATCTACTTTAAATCCAGAGAAAAACTCATTGCCATTTGCAATCTCTGGTGGTTGAAAAGCAGGGGATCCCTGACTGGTGCGACATGTATCATCCTTAGTAAACTGGTCTAAGGCCTACAAAAGTAACACATTATGTGAATGTACAGTATGGAAATTCAAATAAGCAGATCACAATCACTATTAGGAGAATATTCAACTCTATCAAACTAGAAATTTCAATTGTACCACACACAAGTTATTTGCAATTTGCAAGTCTTTTGTCCAAAAAGACTGTATAAGGAAATAAAAGCAGAAAAACAAACTATtaagcaaaatataaattgcataatagtttctttatttttctttgataTGTATAATAAAGCCTGGTATTTATTTCCGAGAAGGCATTTCcacataaatatttttacatatagtctattatttattttatatacataaaacatgtttataaacaaaattacattatattatattttataaataataacttaCTTCAGCCACACCAAAATCAGTTATTTTCAAGGTTCCGTCGGTGGTCAACAAAAGATTGCCTGGTTTTATATCTTTGTGAATTATACCCCTGCTATGTAAATAGTCTAGTCCATCAACTAACTGTACAAAATACctgaatgaataataatacagaTAGGTTAAAATTCTAATATGCATGTATTCTTGGTTATTTAAAACACTGtcactttattttaaatatacttaATTAGGATAATGGTGATTAGAAATAAGTGCATTAATGAAGGATGACAATTCAAAACCATAAGAAAATTATTATGTAGTACAGCACTGATAATATCTAATGTTCACTTTAGTACAGGTtcaaagccctgtctacactatcaaactttatgtgacaacaaaatgttatgtgcccatatatggatatgtcatatacactaccatatttgatcatatcactaccatatttgggcacatcacacttttttttgtgatgatgatgacgaaaacactgataataataagatgatgatgatgttccTGTAATGGTGTTGTTGATCTTGATATTGATGGAGATAATACTAATGATAGGCTACAACAAGTTAAAGAAGGGAAGCAAGATCTTACAGTACTTTGAAAAGAATGCAGGAAAGGCCTTAATCATTAATGAAATGgcctgtcacaccaaaatcggtccggcggaccagttttggctgccaaaatcagtccgggggaccatttatggctgccaaacctgtccggccggaccaattttggccgccaaaactggtccggcctggataaaatcggtccgggcagtaggactgtttttggccgccaaatatggtccggtcttataaatatatggtgcgcaaaatgagtcataatgtatatatcattaacACTTTCACCGCCAAAGACGGAAATCTCCGTCTTTCGATGCCCAGCGCCAGACCGCCAAAGACGGAAATTTCCATCTTTGGCTTTTTATTGCACAATTTGTTAGATCATGTATATATGGACCGCATATAGAAATTTCAACATCCAAATCGACCTGGACCGCATATATTTTGATACTTTATTAACCCCTAGTGCCATTGACCTAGCTGGCCTACATCGCGTCCTATCCGTAAACAACATAATGTGCTTTACTGCAGAGGAAGCAATTGCAGAAATATTTGCCGACTCTGACTCTGAAAATGAGTATTTATTATCCCCAGATGATGAAGGTATATTTGTACCTAAATctggtttataaaatgtaataaataattggaGATAATTTAGCTAGCCTGGCTTAGACTAGTTTGTAGAATAGGTTGAGAAACGTGACACTGACAGACGGTGCAGCCAGGCTAAAAACCTCATTATCTCTGCTTTGTTCTCCGATTGAGCCTAAAGTGCTAAAAGTGAGCCAAGTTCTTTGTACAATTATGTGGtattacagttttatttcaataaagtgtTTGGTACCATTGGAAAGTTTATTTCTATCTCATTATTTGAGTGTATATTGCATGTTATTCTGATTACAAACACCTTTGCTATGAGCTTTGAAAAACAGGtaaatttatctaaaatggcTGGCGGTGAGGGGTACTTCCTTTATTGAATGCCTGGCGGTGAAAGTGTTaaaaaaaaggccatgattagtcattatattgaaaactacggggttttatttgttactttaatattataaattaagcctgttttttttattatcattattagtagtaactcatcaataattagtactaattgttaggctttttgtatacaatacatactgtatgtatc contains:
- the LOC140052305 gene encoding SOSS complex subunit C-like isoform X2 translates to MKKMRMMQGPLPNTGGGSSTASSVPSNQGKVNYPARSIATRDPSEAHHSAMQQKQALQHAQSNSFAYYVTQDSSFGNLILPVIPRLPAPE
- the LOC140052305 gene encoding SOSS complex subunit C-like isoform X1, whose protein sequence is MSTPSPSGGQEQQNLTILENLRMKKMRMMQGPLPNTGGGSSTASSVPSNQGKVNYPARSIATRDPSEAHHSAMQQKQALQHAQSNSFAYYVTQDSSFGNLILPVIPRLPAPE
- the LOC140052297 gene encoding serine/threonine-protein kinase STK11-like — encoded protein: MMVDADMYIEETNQSFTPFTPSVDHIAYLNDDVDFPFIHRVDSAEIIYQPRRKKAKMVGKYLMGDVLGEGSYGKVKEVLDSETLCRRAVKILKRRKLRKIPNGDQNVQREIKLLRRLHHINVIHLVDVLHNEEKQKMYIVMEYCVGNIQELLESSGNKRLPIWQAHGYFVQLVDGLDYLHSRGIIHKDIKPGNLLLTTDGTLKITDFGVAEALDQFTKDDTCRTSQGSPAFQPPEIANGNEFFSGFKVDIWSSGITLFNITTGQYPFAGDNIYKLFENIGKGNFTVPADTGQPLTTLLNGMLEKDPDDRFPLDRIKQHPWVLKKHPKDGAEVCLGPLHESNDPLRSMTVVPYLENLHNPCESEESMEEEIYYEDSKIVQFTHAGPYRTSHVDQVEDKVPEEEPAVPQVKEPKKKLSRSRKLSGNCKQQ